In Chryseobacterium lactis, a single genomic region encodes these proteins:
- a CDS encoding helix-turn-helix domain-containing protein has translation MDREQELIKFGKRIKQIRESKDLTQAQLAHKIGKDRESIARLERGGINPTYLYLMEVCEGLEISMEELMKFSTLDI, from the coding sequence ATGGATAGAGAGCAAGAACTTATAAAGTTTGGAAAAAGAATTAAGCAAATAAGAGAATCTAAAGATTTAACTCAAGCTCAACTTGCCCACAAGATTGGGAAAGATAGAGAGTCCATTGCCAGATTAGAAAGAGGTGGAATTAATCCTACTTATTTATACTTAATGGAAGTTTGTGAAGGACTTGAAATAAGTATGGAAGAATTAATGAAGTTTTCAACTTTAGATATTTAG
- a CDS encoding DUF3871 family protein gives MDTQNFNKTPNIIKVGSKSTEASIGLQLRSVNNTISIEKKPLRGIFLHNNESFKDTEVFYPSRINEVPKPELTNEVQAFLMPDSKVQTISHSPLVLYKNGNNQSSPFIIANTSEATLHHLQNDCIIPVFSKDNEKTIAHQEFIEVILNAVQKVFPHQSITEPEIRVSHQIKGRTPSAIHKPVKELFEHEKTIYYERMAFIIKVPSITGIVNGNELSLCIGGIRSYNLENLYNKKSLEKFKFFIGFQNQICMNMCISTDGFLEDMRVGSSQDLYTKALETMQSYNAELHLMEMKEFTQDFLSEHQFAQLIGRSRLYQHLPKSEKQNIPLLNFNDSHINTVAKDYYEDKNFCRQEDGKVNLWDVYNLFTQANKSSYIDTFLDRNLNAFEFSKGVQKALNGSSDYHWFLS, from the coding sequence ATGGACACTCAAAATTTCAATAAAACTCCCAACATTATAAAGGTAGGCTCTAAATCAACAGAAGCTTCTATAGGTCTACAACTAAGAAGTGTAAATAATACTATTTCAATAGAAAAGAAACCTCTTAGAGGTATTTTCCTACATAATAATGAGAGCTTTAAAGATACAGAAGTATTCTATCCCAGCAGAATAAATGAAGTACCTAAGCCTGAACTTACAAATGAGGTTCAGGCTTTTTTAATGCCTGATTCTAAAGTACAGACTATATCTCATAGTCCTTTGGTACTATATAAAAATGGTAATAATCAGTCTAGTCCTTTCATCATAGCTAATACATCAGAAGCTACATTACACCACTTGCAGAATGATTGTATTATACCTGTATTCAGTAAGGACAATGAGAAAACTATTGCACATCAAGAGTTTATTGAGGTTATTCTAAATGCAGTTCAGAAAGTATTTCCACATCAAAGTATTACAGAACCTGAAATTAGGGTTTCCCATCAGATTAAGGGTAGAACTCCTTCAGCTATTCATAAACCTGTAAAAGAGCTATTTGAACATGAGAAAACTATCTATTATGAAAGAATGGCATTTATTATTAAAGTGCCTAGTATAACTGGTATTGTGAATGGTAATGAACTATCTCTTTGTATAGGTGGAATACGTAGTTATAATCTTGAGAACCTTTACAATAAGAAGTCTTTGGAAAAGTTCAAGTTCTTCATAGGTTTTCAGAACCAAATTTGCATGAACATGTGTATCAGCACAGATGGATTTTTAGAGGACATGAGAGTAGGAAGTTCACAAGATTTGTACACAAAAGCATTAGAAACTATGCAGAGTTATAATGCAGAACTTCATCTTATGGAAATGAAAGAGTTTACGCAGGATTTTCTTTCTGAACATCAGTTTGCTCAACTTATTGGGAGAAGTAGATTATATCAGCATTTACCTAAGTCTGAGAAACAGAATATTCCTTTACTGAATTTTAATGACAGTCATATTAATACTGTGGCTAAAGATTATTATGAGGATAAAAATTTCTGTAGGCAAGAGGATGGCAAAGTAAACTTATGGGATGTCTATAATCTCTTTACACAGGCTAATAAGTCTTCATATATAGATACTTTCCTAGACAGGAATTTGAATGCTTTTGAGTTTTCAAAAGGTGTTCAGAAAGCACTCAATGGTAGTTCTGATTATCATTGGTTTTTGAGCTAG
- a CDS encoding NACHT domain-containing protein, producing MRNAFSGYTYQKHITLLLLSIMDAERNISRIEIEAKVDNKFDDLTVSINNDILYFQIKDFENINITDLIIKSGELLIKGKPHKLSTYKNILFFKHIDIIPNSKILDFDCYKLDDIYIVSMSRRDVDIYIDDLYNGNLNRRYEIEAFLNELLDERIWKIDRISLPILKTFNIDLQETSVNISHKLLEFEKILLIEGKPGVGKSHFVNSLTELYPQNILYRFWIGNQDRDYLDRLKFKNFIQDIFTKTFKDLKDRSISDLFQEFKKRQITFIIDGLDHVENYNKHELDKFIEFIKELKEHCKVIVLSRPLVTELEWKKHILENWNKNQTEQVLDELFHISDYKTQNQIFYLTQGYPLLVKYVAEFYKLNKELPEIEQLKDIDSFYEGIIKNEKGKHSLLLFLCTDSYIMFSELEIFLGESKYYVEEFIKEHPYLFDIKLNRVSLFHDSFNTYLRNRSNNYKKLKDSVNEKVYNSVTNLEKRFLSRLSLFKLEDNQRKQISRKFCSISTFEQIIQDNIDIEAIRDFYFNIRDSMYQCKFNDFEVLHYYELSLIINLLYRDHISTPNGFLYTYVKTLLFNGYTEEDITSSGYLFGMLFYLSTNNPILLYNNVSNDNYSTEHFHKQLNQDVNEEEYFFIQHDKAVTKKRINELLKNSFHFKDYLVLIIENLYIHQKRYKGLEELSDAIEIYLDGFESRGAIKLTPFLDKYPDSYYYANWYLKDVKENLIAKGYEVSNIDKNDYNHLTLKELILKYKEIGSFNLGNKIHEYIRLALNRKQHIDISSISVFWTKYYNRKDYTFYSIPMALKTLESKEIVSLEECIKVISEIQNISEKGYSYLLGEFIELYQPSEIIPKIEACNLDHLSLQWFLLPTKYINSFNNKLYNYAMNQLTSLHRSGSIEIGEIKNALLSNKLKDIELTFSIIKLKIRVEKSDEILKKINDTKLVFNIYIDNDKNKYKKTSEERFKEGVFYIEDIDFIKDKKLCPSEVAKLSDGSSSCLAEMQVFDIFEKKEVANHFKELLYNAIIGKTKRIDYNYILYYTPGNVLYMIDKYGNKKDFEAAVKSFKRFMKLSLVSLQ from the coding sequence ATGAGAAACGCCTTTAGTGGTTATACTTATCAGAAACATATAACATTACTTTTATTATCTATTATGGATGCTGAAAGAAATATCTCTCGTATTGAAATTGAAGCTAAAGTTGATAACAAATTTGACGACCTTACAGTATCTATTAATAATGATATACTGTACTTTCAGATCAAAGACTTTGAAAATATTAATATAACTGACCTAATTATAAAAAGTGGAGAGCTTTTAATTAAAGGTAAACCACACAAACTTTCTACATATAAGAATATTTTATTCTTTAAACATATCGATATTATTCCAAACTCCAAAATCTTGGATTTTGATTGTTATAAATTAGATGATATTTACATAGTCTCTATGAGTCGCAGAGATGTTGATATTTATATTGATGATTTATATAATGGGAACCTAAACAGAAGATATGAAATTGAAGCCTTTTTAAATGAGCTCCTAGATGAAAGAATATGGAAAATAGACAGAATTAGTTTACCGATATTAAAAACATTTAATATAGACCTACAAGAGACCTCTGTTAATATTAGCCACAAGCTGCTAGAGTTTGAAAAGATACTTCTAATAGAAGGTAAGCCAGGTGTAGGTAAAAGTCACTTTGTGAATTCATTGACTGAATTATATCCTCAAAATATATTGTATAGATTCTGGATTGGAAATCAGGATAGAGATTATCTGGATAGATTAAAGTTTAAGAATTTCATACAAGACATATTCACAAAGACATTCAAAGATTTAAAGGATAGATCTATTTCTGATCTATTTCAAGAATTTAAAAAGAGACAAATTACTTTTATTATAGATGGTCTAGATCATGTTGAAAATTATAATAAACATGAATTAGATAAATTCATAGAGTTTATAAAAGAGTTGAAAGAACACTGTAAAGTAATAGTCCTCTCAAGGCCTTTAGTTACAGAGCTGGAATGGAAGAAACACATCTTAGAAAACTGGAATAAAAATCAAACCGAGCAGGTTTTAGATGAGTTATTCCATATTAGTGATTACAAAACCCAAAATCAAATTTTCTATTTAACACAAGGTTATCCATTACTTGTTAAGTATGTAGCTGAATTTTATAAACTGAATAAAGAACTTCCTGAAATAGAACAATTAAAAGATATTGATAGCTTTTATGAAGGGATCATTAAAAATGAGAAAGGAAAGCATTCTCTTTTATTATTCTTATGTACTGATTCTTATATAATGTTCTCAGAATTGGAAATATTTTTAGGTGAATCAAAATATTATGTTGAAGAGTTTATAAAAGAGCACCCTTACTTATTTGATATCAAATTGAATAGAGTTTCTTTATTCCATGACAGTTTCAATACATATCTCCGTAACAGATCTAATAATTACAAAAAATTAAAGGACAGTGTCAATGAAAAGGTATATAATTCAGTAACTAATTTAGAGAAAAGGTTTCTTTCAAGACTTTCATTGTTTAAATTAGAAGATAATCAGAGAAAACAGATATCAAGAAAGTTCTGTTCTATAAGTACTTTTGAACAAATTATACAGGATAATATAGACATTGAAGCAATACGAGATTTTTATTTTAATATAAGAGATAGCATGTATCAATGTAAATTCAATGATTTTGAGGTATTACATTATTATGAATTATCTTTAATTATAAACCTTTTATATAGAGATCATATTTCAACTCCTAATGGGTTTCTCTATACTTATGTAAAGACATTATTGTTTAATGGCTATACAGAAGAAGATATTACAAGTTCTGGATATTTATTTGGAATGCTTTTCTACTTAAGTACAAATAATCCTATATTACTATACAATAATGTTTCAAATGATAATTACTCAACTGAACACTTTCATAAACAGTTAAATCAAGATGTTAATGAGGAAGAATATTTCTTCATACAGCATGATAAAGCTGTTACTAAAAAGAGAATAAATGAATTATTGAAAAATAGTTTTCATTTTAAAGACTATTTAGTCCTGATAATTGAAAACTTATATATACATCAGAAAAGATATAAGGGGCTTGAAGAGCTATCTGATGCCATAGAAATATATTTAGATGGATTTGAGTCCAGAGGAGCTATTAAATTAACACCATTTTTAGACAAGTATCCCGATTCTTACTATTACGCTAATTGGTATTTAAAAGATGTAAAAGAGAACTTAATAGCCAAAGGTTATGAAGTTAGTAACATTGATAAAAATGATTATAATCATTTAACTCTAAAAGAACTTATACTAAAATATAAAGAAATAGGTAGCTTCAATTTAGGTAATAAAATCCATGAATATATTAGATTGGCATTAAACAGAAAACAACACATAGATATATCAAGTATCTCTGTGTTCTGGACTAAGTACTATAATAGAAAAGATTATACTTTTTATAGTATTCCTATGGCGTTAAAAACCTTAGAATCAAAAGAAATAGTCTCTTTGGAGGAATGTATAAAAGTAATTTCTGAAATTCAGAACATATCTGAAAAAGGATACAGTTATTTACTTGGCGAATTTATTGAGTTGTACCAGCCATCTGAAATAATACCCAAAATAGAAGCCTGTAATTTAGATCATCTTTCATTACAATGGTTTTTACTCCCTACTAAATATATTAATAGCTTCAATAATAAACTATACAATTATGCTATGAACCAACTAACAAGTTTACATAGAAGTGGAAGTATTGAAATTGGAGAAATTAAAAATGCGTTATTATCTAATAAATTAAAGGATATTGAGCTTACATTCAGCATTATTAAACTTAAAATCAGAGTAGAGAAGTCAGATGAAATACTAAAAAAGATAAATGATACCAAGCTTGTTTTTAATATTTACATAGACAATGACAAAAACAAGTATAAAAAAACAAGTGAAGAGAGATTTAAAGAAGGAGTTTTTTATATTGAAGATATTGACTTCATTAAAGACAAGAAACTATGTCCTTCAGAAGTGGCAAAACTTTCAGATGGTAGTTCCTCTTGTTTAGCTGAAATGCAAGTATTTGACATATTTGAAAAGAAAGAAGTAGCTAACCACTTTAAAGAATTATTATACAATGCTATAATAGGCAAAACAAAGAGAATAGATTACAACTATATTCTATACTATACTCCCGGAAATGTTTTATACATGATTGATAAATATGGAAATAAGAAAGATTTTGAAGCTGCAGTTAAGAGCTTTAAAAGATTTATGAAACTATCATTAGTTAGCTTACAATAA
- a CDS encoding site-specific integrase, giving the protein MRKPIIKAIIRTDKADKKTGECPICIQIRIDGDKKRISIGEKIHPSHWDTDAGRAIGKGYGNLNKMIDKRKNDLEEFCADTIIAGYQLSFSDIDKFLNGTKNSSFYDIFDSVMEIKKPKICDDTKYKYDTLRSRLKAFQPRISTSNIDVAFITRFDNYLKNLNIGDGGIYNHHKCLKCIINEANRYKKAKIEQPYGKDMFTIKTPKHKTVFLDEEEVIKFRGFKSDSILSNTVRDMFLLSCYSGLRYSDLFSLKVSDIDFNKGIISKKMLKTKHNIDIPMNSQIKTLLLKYMVSQKSNTKIFREVSNQVGNSILKEIAKECKINKNITFHVGRHTFASYLVNNCNISLPIVSKLLGHVNIANTLIYTNSNINNLKSVMSNVRFG; this is encoded by the coding sequence ATGAGAAAGCCAATTATTAAAGCAATCATTAGAACTGATAAGGCTGATAAAAAAACGGGCGAATGTCCTATATGTATTCAAATCAGAATAGATGGAGATAAAAAAAGAATTTCAATCGGAGAAAAAATACATCCTTCGCATTGGGATACGGATGCAGGTCGTGCAATAGGTAAAGGATATGGAAATCTGAATAAGATGATTGATAAGCGAAAAAACGATTTAGAGGAATTTTGCGCAGATACTATTATAGCAGGGTATCAATTATCATTTTCTGATATAGATAAATTTTTAAATGGGACAAAGAATAGTAGTTTTTATGATATTTTCGATTCAGTGATGGAAATAAAGAAACCCAAAATTTGTGATGATACTAAGTATAAGTATGATACTTTGCGTAGCAGATTAAAAGCATTTCAACCGAGAATATCTACTTCAAATATTGATGTTGCTTTTATTACAAGATTTGATAATTATTTAAAAAACTTGAATATAGGAGATGGAGGTATTTACAATCATCATAAGTGCTTGAAATGTATTATAAATGAAGCTAACAGATATAAGAAAGCAAAAATTGAGCAGCCGTATGGTAAAGATATGTTCACAATCAAGACTCCAAAGCATAAAACTGTCTTTTTAGATGAAGAGGAAGTCATTAAGTTTAGAGGTTTTAAAAGTGATAGTATTTTATCTAATACAGTAAGAGATATGTTTTTACTTTCCTGTTATTCAGGTTTAAGGTATTCTGACCTGTTTTCATTGAAAGTATCAGATATAGACTTTAACAAGGGAATTATATCAAAGAAGATGTTAAAAACTAAGCATAATATTGATATTCCGATGAATAGTCAAATAAAAACATTACTCTTGAAATATATGGTAAGTCAAAAATCCAATACAAAAATCTTTAGAGAGGTTAGTAATCAAGTAGGAAATTCTATTCTGAAAGAAATAGCAAAAGAGTGTAAGATCAATAAAAATATAACATTTCATGTTGGGCGTCATACTTTTGCTTCTTATTTGGTAAACAATTGTAATATCTCACTTCCTATTGTAAGTAAGCTACTAGGACATGTAAATATTGCCAATACTTTAATTTATACGAATTCAAATATTAATAATCTTAAAAGTGTAATGAGTAATGTTCGTTTCGGATAA
- a CDS encoding ImmA/IrrE family metallo-endopeptidase, producing MPPQQEKIKYKNGFKKWADEIAIDTRKQLGLYPSSPLCAFKLCKHLNIPIFEPSQVEGLPTEHLNELLGNGSSHWSALTIPLPLDKYLIIHNPTHSEARQQSNLMHEIAHILCKHTIPEEKRKTKLSGFLRNLDIDQENEAEWLGACLQLPRPALLYSLKKGMTQLEIAEYYNCSIEMVRYRTNITGVNKQIRYLKK from the coding sequence ATGCCTCCGCAACAAGAGAAGATCAAATATAAAAATGGATTTAAGAAATGGGCAGATGAAATAGCTATTGATACAAGAAAACAGTTAGGCTTGTACCCCTCATCTCCTCTTTGTGCTTTTAAATTATGTAAGCATCTCAATATTCCCATCTTTGAGCCTTCACAAGTTGAAGGATTACCAACTGAGCATTTAAATGAGTTACTTGGTAATGGCTCATCGCATTGGTCTGCTCTAACAATTCCATTACCACTAGATAAGTATTTAATAATTCATAACCCTACGCATTCTGAAGCTAGACAACAAAGTAATTTAATGCATGAAATAGCGCATATACTTTGTAAACATACTATACCTGAAGAAAAAAGAAAAACAAAACTTTCAGGATTTCTTAGAAACTTAGACATAGATCAAGAAAATGAAGCAGAATGGCTAGGGGCATGTCTGCAACTTCCAAGACCTGCCTTACTATATTCTTTAAAAAAGGGCATGACTCAACTCGAAATTGCAGAATACTACAATTGCAGTATTGAAATGGTCAGATATAGGACTAATATAACAGGTGTAAATAAACAAATACGTTATTTAAAGAAATAG
- a CDS encoding TM2 domain-containing protein: MGNFSYLIQKKFRELNSEQQRIFISEFERRKKSVGISYLLWFLLGWHYAYLKKWGWLILYILTAGGFFIWAIIDLFRIPKMVEQYNNDLALEILRDISIMFPDEGHNSDDNNVSKKAVNDLYITQKMQSGESYSFYIIVGIIILFSVSAFFLKPDRAKMQNKIVDEIMISQPQLIKTVKNIFIGEELSVKGSEHFITNSISKKGYKNIGIYEEDLVILRKLVFRDENTKENLITAYGILGLTKVVFEDESLKYEEIFKERKQSSKINESYQPTYENTYNYSADKYKSNEIYQDEFNNTKNEKLEEDSIKIN, encoded by the coding sequence ATGGGAAACTTTTCTTATCTGATTCAGAAAAAATTTCGAGAGCTGAATTCAGAACAACAACGAATCTTTATTAGCGAATTTGAAAGACGAAAGAAATCTGTAGGAATATCTTACCTGCTTTGGTTTCTTTTAGGTTGGCATTACGCCTACCTTAAAAAATGGGGTTGGCTGATATTATATATCCTTACCGCAGGAGGATTTTTTATCTGGGCAATTATTGACCTCTTCAGAATTCCTAAAATGGTTGAACAATACAATAATGATCTTGCTTTAGAGATATTACGGGATATTTCGATCATGTTTCCCGATGAAGGACATAATTCAGATGATAATAATGTTTCTAAAAAGGCTGTAAACGACCTTTACATCACTCAAAAAATGCAATCAGGAGAAAGTTATTCATTTTATATAATCGTTGGTATTATCATCTTGTTTAGCGTTTCTGCTTTCTTCTTGAAGCCTGATAGGGCTAAAATGCAGAATAAGATTGTTGATGAAATTATGATCTCCCAACCTCAACTCATAAAAACGGTTAAAAATATTTTTATTGGTGAAGAGCTTAGCGTAAAGGGTTCTGAGCATTTTATTACGAATAGTATTTCAAAAAAAGGATATAAAAATATAGGCATTTATGAAGAGGATTTAGTGATTCTCAGAAAATTGGTATTCAGAGATGAGAATACAAAAGAAAATCTCATCACGGCTTACGGAATATTGGGATTAACAAAGGTTGTATTTGAAGATGAAAGTCTAAAATATGAGGAAATTTTTAAAGAAAGAAAACAATCATCTAAAATTAATGAATCCTATCAGCCTACTTATGAAAATACATATAACTATTCTGCTGATAAATATAAATCGAACGAAATCTATCAGGATGAATTCAACAATACGAAAAATGAAAAATTGGAAGAAGACTCAATCAAAATCAATTAA
- a CDS encoding SIR2 family protein: MTIQEFIADYKNHPVLFIGTGISLRYLENSYTWDGLLGKIAFELSGNQEYYLDIKSKCYIDNKFDYLKIAELLEHDFNSHLQEDRNGKFKEINDTFYNNMQKGIHLSRFKIYISKTFSTLKYRSELEEELKDFKKIRKNIGSVITTNYDGLIETIFEFNKLIGNNILLSTPYGSVYKIHGCHEDPSKIIITDKDYIGFDSKYELIRAQLLSLFIHNPIIFMGYSVGDDNIKKILKTIFSYVEPNSELATKIKNNFLLVEYDRVNNNEIISEHDIVLEGGLTIRINKIKTSNFSAIYNSISNLQLPITALDVRKVQNIVKEIYAGGDIKVTITEDLDSLRNSDKILAIGSSKTIQYQFQSAPELLANYFNIIDESNSQILMLIDKYKIQPAQYFPIFGFNRINTDIESADRLIRQQELNIAECIRNILPACKKVHSTIDNIMEDESVSSSYKTNCMIWNTHEGNLPLEEVEQYLRENTSTTDTNYRKLLSVYDLKKYN; encoded by the coding sequence ATGACAATTCAAGAATTTATAGCAGATTATAAAAATCATCCAGTTTTATTTATTGGTACAGGAATAAGCTTAAGATATTTAGAAAATTCTTATACATGGGATGGGTTATTAGGTAAAATTGCTTTTGAACTATCTGGTAATCAAGAATATTATCTTGATATCAAATCAAAATGTTATATTGATAATAAATTTGATTATTTAAAAATAGCAGAGTTATTAGAACATGATTTTAATAGCCATCTCCAAGAAGATAGAAATGGTAAATTCAAGGAAATAAATGATACTTTTTACAATAATATGCAAAAAGGCATACATCTTAGTCGCTTTAAAATATATATAAGTAAGACCTTTTCCACATTAAAATACAGAAGTGAGTTAGAGGAAGAATTGAAAGACTTCAAAAAGATAAGGAAGAATATTGGTTCAGTTATAACAACTAATTATGATGGCTTAATTGAAACAATATTTGAATTTAATAAACTAATTGGAAATAACATTTTATTAAGTACTCCATATGGTTCTGTTTATAAAATTCATGGATGTCATGAAGATCCATCCAAAATAATTATCACAGATAAAGATTATATTGGATTTGACAGCAAGTATGAATTAATACGAGCACAACTGCTATCATTATTTATACATAACCCTATAATATTTATGGGATATAGTGTAGGTGATGACAATATTAAAAAGATATTAAAGACGATATTTTCCTATGTTGAACCCAACTCTGAATTAGCTACTAAGATCAAAAATAACTTTCTATTAGTTGAATATGACAGAGTGAATAATAATGAAATTATAAGCGAACATGATATTGTCTTAGAAGGAGGATTAACCATTAGAATTAATAAGATAAAAACTAGTAATTTCTCTGCCATATACAATTCTATTTCTAACTTACAATTACCAATAACAGCATTAGATGTAAGAAAGGTACAGAATATTGTTAAAGAAATCTATGCTGGAGGAGATATAAAAGTTACTATAACTGAAGATTTAGATTCACTAAGAAATAGTGACAAAATCTTGGCAATAGGCTCTTCAAAGACAATTCAATATCAGTTTCAGTCAGCACCAGAATTATTAGCCAATTATTTCAATATAATAGATGAGTCAAACTCCCAAATATTAATGTTAATTGACAAGTATAAAATACAGCCAGCCCAGTATTTTCCAATATTTGGGTTTAATAGAATTAATACTGATATTGAAAGTGCTGACAGGCTTATAAGACAGCAAGAGTTAAACATTGCTGAATGTATTAGAAATATACTTCCTGCCTGCAAAAAAGTACATTCTACAATTGATAACATAATGGAAGATGAAAGTGTATCTTCTTCATATAAAACAAATTGTATGATCTGGAATACTCACGAGGGAAACCTTCCCCTTGAAGAAGTTGAACAATATTTAAGAGAAAATACGTCTACAACTGATACAAATTATAGAAAGTTGTTAAGTGTGTATGATCTAAAGAAATATAACTAA
- a CDS encoding HAD domain-containing protein, which produces MKIIFLDIDGVLNNADYYRGKNLATHQNETSHFDSNNIHALNRIIDNTKAEIVLSSAWRLLKSIEEINELFNIVGITGKVIGVTESLHYKTTFELAPRGLEIFKWIRDYHKTLKGGLENFIIIDDEDDILDIQEKHFLQIDDRVGLSEKDADLVIEFLNSYQVPKENLP; this is translated from the coding sequence ATGAAAATCATTTTTCTAGACATAGATGGGGTACTAAATAATGCTGATTACTATAGAGGTAAAAACTTAGCCACCCATCAAAATGAAACTTCCCATTTTGATAGCAATAATATTCATGCTCTCAATAGGATAATTGACAATACAAAAGCAGAGATAGTCTTATCATCAGCTTGGAGGCTGCTAAAGAGTATAGAAGAAATTAATGAACTCTTTAATATAGTAGGTATTACAGGAAAAGTTATTGGTGTAACAGAATCACTTCACTACAAAACCACTTTTGAATTAGCTCCAAGAGGTTTAGAAATCTTTAAGTGGATAAGAGATTATCACAAAACATTAAAAGGAGGATTAGAGAACTTTATTATTATTGATGATGAAGATGATATTCTAGATATTCAGGAGAAACATTTTCTTCAGATAGATGATAGAGTGGGGCTGTCAGAAAAAGATGCAGACCTAGTTATTGAGTTTTTAAACTCATATCAAGTTCCAAAAGAAAATTTACCATAA
- a CDS encoding AAA family ATPase — translation MQLKQSQRQQVKLRLGLSGASGFGKTKSALLLAYGMTQDWSKIAVIDTENSSASLYSDLGNYNVLDLQAPYSPERYIQAIELCEKSGIEVIIIDSASHEWNGTGGCLEIHEKLGGRFQDWANVSPRHQAFINKILQSSCHIITTTRRKIDYSLDIGSNGKTQVVKHGTKEITRDGFEYELTINFELINENHLAKASKDRTGLFMNKPEFVITSDIGKMILKWCNSGSKNNSSENYTQSSGGRKNMSKIDPKEAFDGSSPYESNPSLNLSHVIEQEVYEAIQNCKSVTELLALYRYFPQYQESLKPDFEAKKSLLINLNNPNNFSKNGHSKFQ, via the coding sequence ATGCAATTAAAACAATCACAAAGACAACAGGTAAAGCTCAGATTAGGATTATCCGGAGCAAGTGGATTTGGAAAAACCAAATCAGCCTTATTATTAGCCTATGGAATGACACAAGACTGGAGCAAAATAGCTGTTATAGATACAGAAAATTCCTCTGCTTCCTTATATTCAGACCTGGGAAATTATAATGTTTTGGACTTACAAGCACCTTATAGCCCTGAAAGATATATCCAGGCTATTGAATTATGCGAGAAATCAGGCATTGAAGTTATTATCATAGATTCTGCAAGTCATGAATGGAATGGTACAGGAGGATGTTTAGAAATACATGAGAAATTAGGAGGTAGATTTCAAGATTGGGCAAACGTGAGTCCTCGCCACCAAGCTTTTATTAATAAGATATTACAATCAAGCTGTCATATTATTACAACAACTAGAAGGAAAATAGATTATTCCCTTGATATAGGTAGCAACGGTAAAACCCAAGTTGTGAAACATGGAACTAAAGAAATCACCAGAGATGGTTTTGAGTATGAGCTAACTATAAACTTCGAGCTTATTAATGAAAATCATCTTGCTAAGGCTTCTAAAGACAGGACAGGATTATTTATGAATAAACCTGAGTTTGTTATTACATCTGATATAGGGAAAATGATTTTAAAATGGTGTAATTCAGGCTCAAAAAACAATTCTTCTGAAAACTATACTCAAAGTTCAGGTGGAAGAAAGAATATGTCTAAAATAGACCCTAAAGAAGCATTTGATGGCTCTTCTCCTTATGAGAGTAATCCAAGTTTAAATCTTTCTCATGTAATAGAACAGGAAGTATATGAGGCTATTCAGAACTGTAAATCTGTTACTGAATTATTAGCCCTATACAGATATTTTCCGCAGTATCAGGAAAGCTTAAAACCAGATTTTGAAGCTAAGAAATCACTACTTATCAATTTAAATAACCCCAATAATTTCAGTAAAAATGGACACTCAAAATTTCAATAA
- a CDS encoding JAB domain-containing protein, whose amino-acid sequence MQHHQVSEIQVSYSPNIIETIISTSESSYMLALNNWNLDTIEMCEEAKVLFLNNALKVIGIYNLSKGGISSSVVDIRLILSIALKSISTHIILIHNHPSTSLTPSKADIDITSKLKLACGFLEIKLLDHLIINKESYYSFADDGLL is encoded by the coding sequence ATGCAACATCATCAGGTATCAGAAATACAAGTTTCTTATTCTCCTAACATAATAGAGACTATTATCTCTACTAGTGAATCCTCATATATGCTAGCTCTCAACAATTGGAATCTAGATACTATTGAAATGTGTGAGGAAGCTAAAGTATTGTTTCTTAATAATGCACTTAAGGTTATTGGTATTTATAATTTATCAAAGGGAGGCATATCTTCGAGTGTAGTAGATATAAGGTTAATTCTTTCTATAGCATTAAAATCTATATCCACTCATATCATATTAATTCATAATCATCCAAGTACAAGTTTAACACCAAGTAAGGCTGACATTGATATTACAAGCAAATTGAAATTAGCTTGTGGTTTTTTAGAGATTAAGCTGTTAGACCATCTAATTATTAACAAAGAATCTTATTATAGTTTTGCTGATGATGGGTTATTATAA